One genomic window of Pseudomonas aeruginosa includes the following:
- the aprF gene encoding alkaline protease secretion protein AprF, whose amino-acid sequence MTMRRLMTWLFGAFLLLLREDAFALGLLDGYHLALENDPQFQAAIQEHEAGRQYRALGRAALLPRLVYSYNRGRSWSDVTQATTRGDFKEDRDYDSYVSTLSLQQPLFDYEAFSRYRKGVAQALLSDERFRSQSQELLVRVLEAYTGALLAQDQIELARAQKRSYREQFQLNQRQFERGNGTRTDTLETQARFNLAQAQEIEARDSQDAALRELERLVGAPLEIADLAPLGERFQVRPLSPASYTAWRDLALAENPELASLRHAVDVARYEVEQNRADFLPRLGLYASTGKSKSGSENTYNQRYETDSVGIQLSVPLFSGGETLAATRQATHRMEKSHYDLDDKVRETLNQVRKMYNQSSSSAAKIRAYEMTVDSARTLVMATRKSIAAGVRVNLDLLNAEQALYSAMNELSKAKYDYLTAWARLRFYAGVLDEADLELVAANFVSGETPARRRDCATTDCPAPLHTLSKTDTEENRSALN is encoded by the coding sequence ATGACCATGCGCCGCCTGATGACCTGGCTGTTCGGCGCCTTCCTGTTGCTGCTGCGCGAGGACGCCTTCGCCCTCGGCCTGCTGGACGGCTATCACCTGGCCCTGGAGAACGACCCGCAGTTCCAGGCCGCGATCCAGGAGCACGAGGCCGGCAGGCAATACCGTGCGCTCGGCCGCGCGGCGCTGCTGCCGCGCCTGGTGTACAGCTACAACCGTGGGCGCAGCTGGTCCGATGTGACCCAGGCCACCACCCGCGGCGATTTCAAGGAAGACCGCGACTACGACAGCTACGTCTCCACCCTCAGCCTGCAACAGCCGTTGTTCGACTACGAGGCCTTCAGCCGCTACCGCAAGGGCGTGGCCCAGGCGCTGTTGTCCGACGAGCGCTTCCGCAGCCAGAGCCAGGAACTGCTGGTCCGGGTCCTGGAAGCCTATACCGGCGCGCTGCTGGCCCAGGACCAGATCGAACTGGCGCGGGCGCAGAAACGCTCCTACCGCGAGCAGTTCCAGCTCAACCAGCGCCAGTTCGAGCGCGGCAACGGCACCCGCACCGACACCCTGGAGACCCAGGCCCGCTTCAACCTGGCCCAGGCCCAGGAAATCGAGGCGCGGGACAGCCAGGATGCCGCCCTGCGCGAGCTGGAGCGGCTGGTCGGGGCGCCGCTGGAGATCGCCGACCTGGCGCCGCTCGGCGAACGCTTCCAGGTGCGCCCGCTGAGCCCCGCCAGCTACACCGCCTGGCGCGACCTGGCGCTGGCCGAGAATCCCGAGCTGGCCTCGCTGCGCCACGCGGTGGACGTGGCCCGCTACGAGGTCGAGCAGAACCGCGCCGACTTCCTGCCGCGCCTGGGCCTGTACGCCAGCACCGGCAAGTCCAAGTCCGGTTCGGAGAACACCTACAACCAGCGCTACGAGACCGACAGCGTCGGCATCCAGTTGAGCGTTCCGCTGTTCTCCGGCGGCGAGACCCTGGCGGCGACGCGCCAGGCCACGCATCGCATGGAGAAGAGCCATTACGACCTGGACGACAAGGTCCGCGAGACCCTCAACCAGGTGCGCAAGATGTACAACCAGAGCAGCAGCAGCGCGGCGAAGATCCGCGCCTACGAGATGACCGTGGATTCGGCGCGGACGCTGGTGATGGCCACGCGCAAGAGCATCGCCGCCGGGGTGCGGGTCAACCTCGACCTGCTGAACGCCGAGCAGGCGCTGTACAGCGCGATGAACGAGCTGTCCAAGGCCAAGTACGACTACCTCACGGCCTGGGCACGCCTGCGTTTCTACGCCGGGGTGCTGGACGAAGCCGACCTGGAACTGGTGGCGGCGAACTTCGTTTCCGGCGAGACGCCGGCGCGCCGCCGCGACTGCGCGACGACGGATTGCCCGGCGCCGCTGCACACCCTGTCGAAGACCGATACGGAGGAAAACCGGAGCGCGCTCAATTGA